The nucleotide sequence CACTGTAACTCCCAAGTTTGAAGCATGTTTTGCAGATGAATTTAACCCAGAGGAAAACCAGTAAAaccggaagaggaaggaggaggagtaaTGGTTGTGGACTGCTGTGTGCAAAATGGAGTACTCTTTCTTTGCCATCTTTGTTGATTAGTAAGCAGAAGATTAGAGCAGAGTTTACATGTAAGCTTTCTCAAGCTCTTTTACCATTACCATTGACCACGACCTCCTCCTCTTCATCCTGAGATGTagcgttcttcttcttcttcttctgtgtcGCCTCTTCTTCTCCATCTATCCGATCTAGACTGAAGTTTCCCGCGGCCATGTCGATCTCTGCTACTGCCATCTGCTCCCTAAACTTGGCATAGATGTCGCCCTTGTAGAAGTCCTTGGTCCTCCAGACCAGTACCAGCGACACCAGCGCTCCGAGCACCGTCACCGCCGTGATTATGATGAACGAGAGTTTGTAACACTCGACGCCGATGCAGGTCAGGTCGGTGCCGTTGGGTCCCCTCACGCCATTGTTCTGCTTCAGCGCCTCCCTGTCGTACAAGTATCCGGCCACCCTCACGTTCAGTATGTAGGACCCGATCGGGCTGGCGACGCCGCCGAAGTTGTAGAGCGTGGAGTAGTATTTTAACCCGAAGATCTCCGATATGATGGCGAAGAGCAGCGGCCACTGCGCGCCGAAGCAGAACCCGATGACCACTGAGGCGAAGTATAAGGAATTCGAGACGCCGAAGGCGATGAGGAGATGGCCGACGCAGGACAAGAGGAGGACTGCCGTGAGCATGAGCGGGCGAGGGAACTTGTACTTGGTGAGGAAGATCTCAGAGGCGAACCCGGACGCCACTCTCCCTGCGTAGTTCCAGATGCTGATGAGCGAGACGAATGTGGCGATGCTCCGCTTGGGGTAGCCCAGCGACTCGCCGATCTGGCCCATGTTGTCGATCGCCGTCAGCGTGCCCCCGACGCCGCAGATGGTGGCGAAGAAGAGGATTATCATGTCGATGCTCACCAGCGCCTGGAGGATGGAGTAGTCCTCGCCCCTGTCGGGCGGCCTGAACATGTCTCCCACGCAGGAAACTACATGGTTCTTATGTTTGGTGCCGGCCGTGGCTGTTGTCGGAGGACTCTGTTTGGACTCTGGGAGCGGCAACGGCTCTGGTGGCGACGGCTTCTCGACGGTGATGGCGAGTGGCTGTGGGTTTTGCAGATCTTGCTTCGTTTGCTTGAAGACTCTGAACTCCTCTTTAACGACGACCGCGAGGGGGAGTACGAGGAGGAGCATAACTACGGCAGCGCTGATGCCGAACTCAGAGTGGGAGAAGGTGACTTTATTCTCGATGACGATCGCGATCAAGAGGTAAGTAGCGAGAGCGATGGAGATGTAGAGGAAGCAAAAGAAGGGCTTGGGCGTCTTGCCCTGCGTTTCCACCTTCATGATCCGAATGGTGTGGACGAAGACGATGGAGATGGCGGCCGGGAGCCAGGCGATGAGCAGAACAAGGGACTTGGAGTCGTCGCCGTAGATGGCATAGTAGAGCTGGGTCATGATGGCGCCGCTGAGGCCGACGAAGCCCTTGAGGAGGCCGAGCACGATCCCGCGGCTCTCCGGGAAGTTCTTGACGCAGGTGACGAGGGCACCGGTGTTGGCGAAGGTCTGGGAGTTGGCGCCGACGCAGATGTAGAGGCACATAAGCCAGACGTGGGGAGGAGCGGTGCGGCCGGTGATGGCGAGGTAGATCATGAGGTAGCCGAAGAGGTTCATGCCGGCGCCCATGGCGAGGACGACCCAGGGCGGGGTGACCTCGTTGATGAGGCCGGAGAGGACGCCGACGTTGGCGCCGAGGTCCTTGAAGAAGGACAGCGTGTTCAGCGTCGACTGGTCGTAGCCCAGCGACGACTTGATGTCCTTGGAGTAGATGCTGAAGATGTAGGTGGCACCGGCGGCGGCCATGATAAGGAACGAAGAGAAGAGCATAAACCACCGGCCGCGCACCACTCGGACGGCGAACCTACATGGATCCAGCTTGAGGCCATCGCCGTCGCCCGCGCCTCCGCAGGTACCACCGGCAAAAACCATACCCCCTTTCTCTCTCTGTATCTCAAAGTCTCTctgtctctcgctctctctctctctctctctctctctctctctctctctctcacgcacacACTGCGGCGTGGCGGGGTGAGAAGGGAGAAGCAGCGAATAGCCTATATAACAACGGGGAAATGGATAGGCCACAGGGAAAGGAGTCTGAACACCATAGGTGTGCTTTGACGCCGTGAGAGAAGAAAGATATTGGTGTTGACTTCGATGACACTGGTGGCAAGCGTGACACGAAGTAAATGTGGCCACTGCTGGGGGTTAAACATCAGAGTGTACGGTCGACGAGGGTCCAAATCTGATGCTTCACAGCGTGCATCTCACTACTCTCTGAGCATATCTTCTTTTATCTGATTCATAAGACACCGAGTTTTGCTATGGTCATatcatttctctttctagaataccCAATTCAATGCTACCAGCTGAACCTTCTGACGCACTTAATTCCTTCTCTACAGGTAGGAGATGACCACAAACATGTCATTTCCTCCGGGAAACATGTAGCACCATACTGCCGACCTGGGATCTGTATCCACCAATAGGTTGACTAACGGTGGATCAGTATTCAAGTCAACTAAAGTTGTCGCAGCTCAGCACCAAGCGACCAGTTTGTCAGGGAGCCACAAGTGTCTTCTAACGGAAGGGATTCGGGGAAGAAGAAGGACCTTAGGTTAACCCATCATGCCATTGTGTGGCTTGCAATGGAGATAACCTCAATAGAGACACCTATGGTCCAGCTTTGGACCAGTTGACCGCTGTGATGTGAGAAGACTGCTGACGCTGGTGATGTTGGGCTAGTCCACGTCTATGCATAATAGCTACAGTTCCTTTTGTTTCACATGACTCAGAGAGAGAAGCAAGGCAGTGGTTTGGCACACTTGCCTATGGGTCGAATATGAGTACTTTCAATATGAATCCAACCTACATCGTGCATCATATGACAACCATATTAATATACACATCTCAAGACTTAGAAATAAGATAATATGAAGCTAATAATGTAGATCACGAGAGGATCATTTAGCTTATTGTTATATTTTAGAAAATGCAGGAAGACTTCTTGCTGTACATAATGATAATGTTAAATTTTGATCATTAATTTGATCTAGTAAGATTGATTAGATCAGACATGTGTTTCGTGTACTATcgtattcaaaaaaaaatatttaagtattcATAATTTGAACGAAGAAATCGTATCTCGTATCTCATCTTACGATTGAACATGTTCGTATCTTATATTCTgttttctataaaatattatatgtgaatttatttaataaaatatcttTGACGATCGAAATAATATGCATCCACAATAATCTAAAACAAATAActgtttatataatttattttaagtaAAACCATatgtgataatataatattattcgtATGATCGTCGATTAAATAACAGAAGATACTCTTTTTAGATGTGATATGTTCTTGTTAGTTCCTTATAATAAGCAATAGTTGACATGATGTAGAATTTTATACGTCCGAGTCTTAATTGATCAGAAATAATAATGATATCAGATAAGTAAATTAACTCATCTTAGCTTTGCGTTGGTCATTGTTTATGTTTGAGTGATGTGCTAGGAAGGCTTAAAATCATCACCATTATAGAGTCAAATGACCTCAAATCAATCAAAAGAACACAAGAATAGTAGTGATACATGATGGTTCTCTTTTTCTATGTAGGAAACATTTGGATTTTAATGCATGAAGCAAGACTCAGGTCATCAAATGAGAAAGAAATCAATCAAGCTACTACATATGAATCACTTCATACTTCGACAGCATGGTGAATGGAGTTGTCTAGGAAGTACACGATGTTAgatattttgatatcaaaatatgtttataaaatattataatagaaacataaagAAAACTAACGTGGAAACAAAACTATGTACCTCCGGCCATTGTTATCAATAATTTCagtaacgatttttttttttttttttttttgacacttCTCAAGCCCAATGACCAAAAtccttatttatata is from Musa acuminata AAA Group cultivar baxijiao chromosome BXJ3-8, Cavendish_Baxijiao_AAA, whole genome shotgun sequence and encodes:
- the LOC135645580 gene encoding uncharacterized protein LOC135645580, yielding MVFAGGTCGGAGDGDGLKLDPCRFAVRVVRGRWFMLFSSFLIMAAAGATYIFSIYSKDIKSSLGYDQSTLNTLSFFKDLGANVGVLSGLINEVTPPWVVLAMGAGMNLFGYLMIYLAITGRTAPPHVWLMCLYICVGANSQTFANTGALVTCVKNFPESRGIVLGLLKGFVGLSGAIMTQLYYAIYGDDSKSLVLLIAWLPAAISIVFVHTIRIMKVETQGKTPKPFFCFLYISIALATYLLIAIVIENKVTFSHSEFGISAAVVMLLLVLPLAVVVKEEFRVFKQTKQDLQNPQPLAITVEKPSPPEPLPLPESKQSPPTTATAGTKHKNHVVSCVGDMFRPPDRGEDYSILQALVSIDMIILFFATICGVGGTLTAIDNMGQIGESLGYPKRSIATFVSLISIWNYAGRVASGFASEIFLTKYKFPRPLMLTAVLLLSCVGHLLIAFGVSNSLYFASVVIGFCFGAQWPLLFAIISEIFGLKYYSTLYNFGGVASPIGSYILNVRVAGYLYDREALKQNNGVRGPNGTDLTCIGVECYKLSFIIITAVTVLGALVSLVLVWRTKDFYKGDIYAKFREQMAVAEIDMAAGNFSLDRIDGEEEATQKKKKKNATSQDEEEEVVVNGNGKRA